One stretch of Limisphaerales bacterium DNA includes these proteins:
- a CDS encoding helix-turn-helix transcriptional regulator, producing the protein MGRREHAGGVPESESSFGEIHPLVDFDYDAIDGPPAEDTRSVAEFAEALGEILRWINPKPTWEDGRCKPRAVYMRVMALSFMIQPESIGVKSQKELAKRLGVSRSWLNHVVQDFVTRYGFTAQHLKLANPPAPSKRRSRRAGIGSSQGEPWG; encoded by the coding sequence ATGGGACGCCGAGAACACGCCGGAGGGGTGCCGGAGAGTGAAAGCAGCTTTGGGGAGATTCACCCACTGGTGGACTTCGATTACGATGCCATCGATGGCCCGCCGGCCGAGGATACCCGAAGCGTGGCCGAGTTTGCCGAAGCCCTGGGCGAGATTCTTCGGTGGATCAATCCGAAACCAACGTGGGAGGATGGACGATGCAAACCGCGCGCCGTTTACATGCGAGTGATGGCGCTTTCGTTTATGATTCAACCCGAATCCATCGGCGTTAAAAGCCAAAAGGAATTGGCCAAGCGCCTCGGTGTTTCACGCTCGTGGCTCAACCACGTGGTGCAGGATTTCGTCACGCGATACGGATTCACCGCCCAACACCTCAAGCTGGCCAACCCGCCCGCGCCGTCAAAAAGGAGGAGCCGCCGCGCGGGCATAGGTTCTTCCCAGGGGGAGCCGTGGGGGTGA
- a CDS encoding RusA family crossover junction endodeoxyribonuclease, whose translation MDTGWNMSENHHLVRGHALASFTAYGIPKGQPRARAFARNGKVRMYDPATAEGWKGCIALAVQDHLPVEPHEGPLLLTLVFLFPRPKAHFRANGLMRDDAPLWHDKKPDIDNAAKAVMDALTAVGFWRDDKQVASVSMLKRYNMAAERAGCAITVASLEPLEGFNGAGSGGEQKGKLK comes from the coding sequence ATGGATACTGGCTGGAATATGAGCGAGAATCATCACCTAGTGCGCGGCCACGCGTTGGCCAGTTTCACGGCTTACGGAATCCCGAAAGGCCAGCCGCGTGCCCGTGCCTTTGCCCGCAATGGCAAGGTGAGGATGTATGACCCCGCGACGGCCGAGGGATGGAAGGGATGCATCGCGTTGGCGGTGCAAGATCATTTGCCCGTCGAGCCCCACGAAGGGCCGCTGCTGCTCACTCTTGTGTTTCTTTTTCCGCGCCCCAAGGCGCATTTCCGCGCCAATGGGTTGATGCGTGATGACGCGCCCTTATGGCACGACAAAAAGCCGGACATCGACAACGCGGCCAAAGCGGTGATGGACGCGCTCACCGCTGTCGGTTTTTGGCGGGATGACAAACAGGTGGCCAGTGTTTCGATGCTGAAACGCTACAACATGGCCGCCGAACGGGCTGGATGCGCCATCACGGTGGCGAGCCTTGAGCCGTTGGAGGGGTTCAACGGCGCGGGCTCCGGCGGCGAGCAAAAAGGAAAACTGAAATGA
- a CDS encoding DUF1376 domain-containing protein — MSRCPYFQFFPADFLVGTATMTAEARGAYISMLCHAWEGDGIEDDMKTLKMITGAKTKAILEAKKKFFRQKNGKLYNKRQEETRSKLEDYREAQSEKARKSWEKRKSEPQASHKLAIGEPMPYQSQNQSKSQSQKRESARGASDDGAGGAEIPTEAEVIDYGDRAGVPAWYAQKFHAKKEEARTWANKFGMLKDWRREMVRWYAEDGRPTNAPEPKGTKPAPEATGKPATPWEIKTTLEAVTTKLTENRNRHRADVAGGEYVWDDTEARAMDRKLVKRKRQLNDQLAAWV; from the coding sequence ATGAGCCGATGCCCTTATTTTCAATTTTTCCCCGCTGATTTTTTAGTCGGGACGGCCACGATGACCGCCGAGGCACGTGGCGCCTACATCTCGATGCTCTGTCACGCGTGGGAAGGCGACGGCATTGAGGACGACATGAAGACCCTTAAAATGATTACCGGAGCGAAAACGAAAGCGATTTTGGAAGCAAAAAAGAAATTTTTTCGACAAAAAAATGGCAAACTTTACAACAAAAGGCAGGAAGAAACTAGATCGAAGCTGGAAGATTATCGAGAGGCACAGAGTGAAAAGGCCCGTAAATCGTGGGAGAAAAGGAAAAGCGAGCCACAAGCTAGCCATAAGCTAGCCATAGGCGAGCCTATGCCATACCAAAGCCAAAACCAAAGTAAAAGCCAAAGCCAAAAGAGAGAGAGCGCGCGCGGGGCTTCGGATGACGGGGCTGGTGGGGCTGAAATCCCAACCGAGGCGGAGGTGATCGACTACGGCGACAGGGCCGGTGTGCCCGCATGGTACGCCCAGAAGTTTCACGCCAAAAAGGAGGAGGCTCGTACGTGGGCAAACAAGTTCGGAATGCTCAAGGATTGGCGCAGGGAGATGGTGCGATGGTACGCCGAGGATGGACGGCCAACGAACGCACCCGAACCAAAGGGAACCAAGCCCGCCCCCGAAGCCACCGGCAAGCCCGCCACACCTTGGGAGATCAAGACCACGCTCGAAGCCGTTACGACCAAGCTCACCGAGAACCGGAACCGCCACCGCGCGGACGTGGCTGGCGGGGAATATGTTTGGGACGATACCGAGGCGCGCGCGATGGATCGTAAACTGGTGAAGCGCAAGCGGCAACTCAACGACCAACTGGCGGCGTGGGTGTGA